A genomic window from Terrisporobacter glycolicus ATCC 14880 = DSM 1288 includes:
- a CDS encoding histidine phosphatase family protein: MDIYLVRHGELYWEDNIKKCIGITDINLNEKGIKRAKLVGLFLKDKDISKIYTSSLKRCKKSAEIISSILNVPYHVDMQLMEINMGIWENKSFNYIKVKYQKEYENRGKSISTFRIKDGETFKECYERSNSEFRKLCEENYDNNIVILCHSGVIKSIICSIENIPLDEILSIKLEYGHIIHINCNKTQYKIKNHEI; the protein is encoded by the coding sequence ATGGATATTTATTTAGTAAGACATGGAGAGTTATATTGGGAAGATAATATAAAAAAATGTATAGGAATTACAGATATTAATTTAAATGAAAAAGGTATTAAAAGGGCTAAATTAGTAGGTTTATTTTTAAAGGATAAAGATATTAGTAAAATATATACGAGTAGTTTAAAAAGATGCAAAAAATCTGCAGAGATAATATCGTCTATTTTAAATGTGCCTTATCATGTAGATATGCAGTTGATGGAAATTAATATGGGTATATGGGAAAATAAATCTTTTAATTATATTAAAGTGAAATATCAAAAAGAGTATGAAAATAGAGGCAAAAGCATATCAACCTTTAGAATTAAAGATGGGGAAACATTTAAAGAATGTTATGAAAGATCAAATAGTGAATTTAGAAAATTATGTGAAGAAAATTATGATAATAATATTGTTATATTATGCCATAGTGGTGTTATAAAATCTATAATTTGTTCTATTGAAAACATACCTTTAGATGAAATATTAAGTATTAAATTAGAATATGGACATATTATACATATTAATTGTAATAAAACACAGTATAAAATAAAAAACCATGAAATATAG
- a CDS encoding tetratricopeptide repeat-containing diguanylate cyclase, translated as MKKKKKFILLLVAILTIICSSIYFISYEKKISRENMVDIDEITNDILKSKIENYDEEKLKNVKLKVLYILDNTENEKILAECNFILGSIYIQRKNDIEAINNFNKSINYFNKDIKTKIKTKTYFELSRSYLNKSQFTKSEDAFNNIKKIGTMEDEKEEIIKYSLLRANDIFNYPEEKSKAVKILEDTLKLAKKINYKYIEDVYLHLGRAYWYEGRLVEGINAKLEALSIARGKNIESKIAKISVDIGIDYFYCGNYDEAVIYLSRILTYNLKDESEEAQIKCYALLNLVECYVKLKDYDRAKESINKLEGNTKKIKDVKIKEDFITNIYVSKADLNTEINKPSESMKLLNIAKYRYKKRNNFNFSNFDVKLCEEYGDVHYKLKNYEKALKYHKEVQQMALERDLSYLDEIYNNKIYLDYKAMGDYKNTILYLEKNIKLKTELSKNKNRQYSQYLINKFESEKNLEKISKLEESRNKMLLLFIGLGIATTVISTFLCFIYKQNKEINRLNKLFKDLSVTDALTKVHNRRALDEFLAVNWDLYKKTEMPISFMMIDLDFFKLYNDNYGHPKGDKVLEIAAMVIKKSCRKVDFVARYGGEEFIVIMLNTDKNEAINLAKRIRRNIYDTNIVHEYSKVSDRITISMGISTACIGTNKNYDEYIQKSDNALYEAKSKGKDTYVYLH; from the coding sequence ATGAAAAAAAAGAAAAAATTTATCCTATTATTAGTAGCAATATTAACAATAATATGTTCAAGTATATATTTCATAAGTTATGAAAAAAAAATCTCAAGAGAAAATATGGTAGATATTGATGAGATTACAAATGATATTTTGAAATCTAAAATAGAAAACTATGATGAAGAAAAGTTAAAAAATGTAAAATTAAAAGTTTTATATATACTTGATAATACAGAAAATGAAAAGATTTTAGCCGAGTGCAATTTTATTTTAGGAAGTATTTATATACAAAGGAAGAATGATATAGAAGCAATAAATAATTTTAATAAATCCATAAATTACTTTAATAAAGACATTAAAACAAAAATAAAAACAAAAACATATTTTGAGCTTAGCAGGTCTTATTTAAATAAATCACAATTCACTAAGTCTGAAGACGCTTTCAATAATATAAAAAAAATAGGCACAATGGAAGATGAAAAAGAAGAAATAATTAAATATTCATTGTTAAGAGCAAATGATATTTTTAATTATCCTGAGGAGAAGAGTAAAGCTGTAAAAATATTAGAAGATACACTGAAGTTAGCAAAAAAAATAAATTATAAATACATAGAAGATGTATATCTTCATTTGGGACGAGCATACTGGTACGAAGGTAGATTAGTAGAAGGCATAAATGCTAAATTAGAAGCGCTTAGTATTGCTAGGGGCAAAAATATTGAAAGTAAAATTGCAAAAATTTCTGTAGACATAGGAATAGACTATTTTTATTGTGGAAACTATGATGAAGCAGTAATTTATTTATCTCGTATACTAACTTATAATTTAAAAGATGAAAGTGAAGAAGCACAAATCAAATGCTATGCATTATTAAATCTTGTTGAATGTTACGTAAAACTGAAGGATTATGATAGAGCAAAAGAAAGTATTAATAAATTAGAAGGAAATACAAAAAAGATAAAAGATGTAAAGATAAAAGAGGATTTTATAACAAATATTTATGTAAGTAAGGCTGATTTAAATACAGAAATAAATAAACCATCTGAATCAATGAAATTACTTAATATTGCAAAATACAGGTATAAAAAAAGAAATAATTTTAATTTTTCAAATTTTGATGTAAAACTATGCGAAGAATATGGAGATGTACACTATAAATTGAAAAACTATGAAAAAGCATTGAAGTACCATAAAGAGGTACAACAAATGGCATTAGAACGAGATTTATCATATTTAGATGAAATATATAATAACAAGATTTATTTAGATTATAAAGCTATGGGTGATTATAAAAATACCATATTATATTTAGAAAAAAATATTAAACTGAAAACAGAATTGTCAAAGAATAAGAATAGGCAGTATTCTCAATACTTAATAAATAAATTTGAAAGTGAAAAAAACTTAGAAAAAATATCTAAGTTAGAAGAATCTAGAAATAAAATGTTATTATTATTTATTGGGTTGGGTATTGCCACAACTGTAATTAGCACATTTCTTTGTTTTATATATAAACAAAATAAAGAGATAAACAGATTAAATAAGCTATTTAAAGACTTAAGTGTTACTGATGCTCTAACAAAAGTACATAATAGAAGGGCACTAGATGAATTTTTGGCAGTTAATTGGGATTTATATAAAAAGACTGAAATGCCTATATCTTTTATGATGATAGATTTAGATTTTTTTAAATTATACAATGATAATTATGGGCATCCAAAAGGCGATAAAGTGCTTGAAATAGCAGCTATGGTAATAAAAAAATCATGTCGTAAAGTAGATTTTGTAGCTAGATATGGTGGAGAAGAATTTATTGTAATAATGCTAAATACAGATAAAAATGAGGCTATTAATTTAGCAAAAAGGATAAGAAGAAATATTTATGATACCAATATAGTTCATGAATATTCTAAAGTAAGTGACAGAATAACTATCAGCATGGGAATTAGTACAGCATGTATAGGAACAAATAAAAATTATGATGAGTATATACAAAAATCAGATAATGCCTTATATGAAGCAAAATCTAAGGGAAAAGATACATATGTATACTTACATTAA
- a CDS encoding sensor domain-containing diguanylate cyclase/phosphohydrolase yields MSLIKDIFEDFQCPVWVKNKENEIIFINETFKLNFKKRNKEVEQLFDNIKNTKGKSTDIIKINSKIYKHITYINDKCKETIGMLVDFTDMIDSVDQSYEKHTLRTVIDSIPDLVFYKDKNLKYLGINKECEKFYNNMGITEIVGKNDLEFPLDISFITQCYNHDKIVISRKQQLYMEEAVDDKIFETIKTPILDEFGSIKGLVGLVRDITEKKRKEDELRYLSYTDGLTSLFNRSYFDIKVKEIIENKKFPMGLILGDINGLKIVNDTLGHLQGDKLLKTMSKILLKASDEVGTVFRWGGDEFVILLPGFSDLQCASMMKKIDDLCENTTYENINMSISMGCSILNEGDSIDRVLVEAEDKVYRKKMLSDKLVRASMLETLKVNLANKNVETEKHTQRVSGFCIEIAKALNLDEDMIEKASLIGRLHDIGKIGISEHVLLKPGKLTKDEYEVMKTHSEKGYRLASLLPEISCISREILTHHERWDGAGYPLGLQKDEIPILSRIVTVADSFDAMTNDRCYSKGRSIYEAIEELKRCSGSQFDPKIVHVFINIIKKSHVKAI; encoded by the coding sequence ATGAGCTTGATAAAAGATATATTTGAAGATTTTCAATGTCCAGTATGGGTAAAAAATAAGGAAAATGAAATAATATTTATAAATGAAACTTTTAAGTTGAATTTTAAAAAAAGAAATAAAGAAGTAGAACAATTATTTGATAACATAAAAAATACAAAGGGAAAGTCTACAGATATAATAAAAATTAATAGTAAAATATATAAACATATTACGTATATAAATGATAAGTGTAAAGAAACAATAGGCATGCTAGTAGATTTCACAGATATGATTGATAGTGTAGATCAAAGCTATGAAAAGCATACACTAAGAACTGTAATTGATAGTATTCCAGACTTGGTTTTTTATAAAGATAAAAACTTAAAATACTTAGGTATAAATAAAGAATGTGAGAAATTTTATAATAATATGGGGATTACAGAGATTGTTGGTAAAAATGATTTAGAATTTCCTTTAGATATATCATTTATTACTCAATGTTATAATCATGATAAAATTGTTATCTCAAGGAAACAGCAACTATACATGGAAGAAGCAGTTGATGATAAGATTTTTGAAACAATTAAAACTCCTATTTTAGATGAATTTGGAAGTATAAAAGGTTTAGTAGGTCTTGTCAGAGACATAACCGAAAAGAAAAGAAAAGAAGATGAATTAAGGTATTTAAGCTATACAGATGGATTAACAAGCTTATTTAATAGATCATATTTTGATATAAAAGTTAAAGAAATTATAGAAAATAAGAAATTTCCTATGGGATTAATTTTAGGTGATATAAATGGATTGAAAATAGTAAATGATACCCTAGGACATTTACAAGGAGATAAACTTTTAAAAACTATGTCTAAAATATTATTAAAAGCATCTGATGAGGTAGGGACTGTATTTAGATGGGGTGGAGATGAATTTGTTATATTATTACCTGGATTTTCAGATTTGCAATGTGCGAGTATGATGAAGAAAATAGATGACCTATGTGAAAATACTACATATGAAAATATAAATATGAGCATTTCTATGGGATGTTCTATATTAAATGAAGGAGACAGTATTGATCGAGTATTAGTGGAAGCAGAGGACAAAGTATATAGAAAAAAGATGCTTAGTGATAAATTAGTTAGAGCTTCAATGTTAGAAACATTGAAGGTTAATTTAGCTAACAAAAATGTAGAAACAGAAAAACATACCCAAAGAGTTTCTGGTTTTTGTATAGAAATTGCAAAAGCATTAAATTTAGATGAGGATATGATTGAAAAAGCTTCTTTAATTGGAAGATTACATGATATAGGAAAAATAGGTATTTCTGAGCATGTCTTATTGAAACCAGGAAAACTTACAAAAGATGAATATGAAGTTATGAAAACACACTCTGAAAAAGGATATAGACTAGCTAGCCTTTTACCAGAAATAAGTTGTATATCTAGAGAAATTTTAACTCATCATGAACGATGGGACGGCGCTGGCTATCCTTTAGGATTACAAAAAGATGAAATACCTATATTATCTAGAATTGTAACTGTAGCTGACTCATTTGATGCGATGACAAACGATAGATGCTATAGCAAAGGAAGAAGTATATATGAAGCCATAGAGGAGCTAAAAAGATGTTCAGGCTCGCAGTTTGATCCTAAAATAGTACATGTATTTATAAATATTATTAAAAAATCACATGTAAAAGCAATCTAA
- a CDS encoding tetratricopeptide repeat-containing diguanylate cyclase, protein MKKYTKLILMVAIFISIVFVIIKNISNNKINHNKTVEYILNYEVQNFSDEEKNKIKKETNKIINDSKDKKILSESYYILAYLNSLEKKNKEAIKLYNKAINNINSIKNIKIKTQIYYELSRMYLYENEYKKSNESFEKMKDIAFISNKKEEVVKYGIKRGYDIYCIPDGSSESVEILKETLELAKEINYKEMEEVYFNLGRAYWSEDKYIESINAKLEALDMANEKNLKEKTMLISTDLGIDYLYSGNYKDALIYLSRALKYNLEDKYEDAKAKSYSLMNICEAYIQLHEFDKARISFEKLEKEILKQKKGVYKEDCFTYMYGNKADLQTQLGNVDKAIKLLDLAKKRFEKRDKFSFYDFDVKLLEEYGDAYYKLQNYTLALKYHKEAENLVTVRGLSYLEEDYTNKIYLDYKSLGDYKNTIKYLEKNNQLKSNSFDNKDKECSQYLHNEFENNKNLIKISTLERASNRAKIFDAILGGGAIIISFFSFNIYKRNKEINRLNKLFKDLSVTDHLTNIANRRALDEFLAGNWDLYKKTEMPISFVMVDIDFFKPYNDNYGHLKGDEALKTIASSIHTSCEKGDFIARYGGEEFVIVMLNTGKDHAIKKANHIMQNIYNLNIKHEFSTVCDRLTLSMGITTAHIETIKNYDDYVKKADEALYKAKNDGRNKYVFIK, encoded by the coding sequence ATGAAGAAATACACGAAACTTATTTTAATGGTTGCAATTTTCATAAGTATTGTATTTGTAATTATTAAAAATATAAGCAATAATAAAATAAATCATAATAAGACAGTTGAATATATATTAAATTATGAAGTTCAAAATTTTAGTGATGAAGAAAAAAATAAAATTAAAAAAGAAACTAATAAAATAATAAATGATTCTAAGGATAAAAAAATTTTATCTGAGTCTTATTATATACTGGCTTACTTAAACTCTTTAGAAAAGAAAAATAAAGAGGCTATAAAACTATATAACAAAGCAATAAATAATATAAATAGTATAAAAAACATTAAAATAAAAACACAAATATATTATGAGTTAAGTAGAATGTATTTATATGAAAATGAATATAAAAAATCTAATGAATCTTTTGAAAAAATGAAAGATATAGCTTTTATATCTAATAAAAAAGAAGAAGTTGTAAAATACGGAATAAAAAGGGGTTATGATATCTATTGTATTCCTGATGGTAGTAGTGAATCAGTTGAAATATTAAAGGAGACATTAGAACTAGCAAAAGAAATAAATTATAAGGAAATGGAAGAGGTATACTTTAACTTGGGAAGAGCATACTGGTCTGAGGATAAGTATATAGAAAGTATAAATGCCAAATTAGAAGCCTTAGATATGGCAAATGAAAAGAACTTAAAAGAAAAGACTATGCTAATATCTACAGATTTAGGGATAGATTATTTATACTCAGGTAATTATAAAGATGCTTTAATATATTTATCAAGGGCATTAAAGTATAACTTAGAAGATAAGTATGAAGATGCTAAAGCCAAAAGTTATTCACTAATGAATATATGTGAAGCTTATATTCAGTTACATGAATTTGATAAAGCCAGAATAAGCTTTGAAAAGCTAGAAAAAGAAATTTTAAAACAGAAAAAAGGCGTTTATAAAGAAGATTGTTTTACATACATGTATGGAAACAAGGCAGATTTACAAACTCAATTAGGAAATGTAGATAAAGCAATAAAATTACTGGATTTAGCTAAAAAAAGATTTGAGAAAAGGGACAAGTTTAGTTTTTATGATTTTGATGTAAAATTATTAGAAGAGTATGGTGATGCATATTATAAATTGCAAAATTATACTTTAGCTTTAAAATATCACAAAGAAGCAGAAAATTTAGTTACAGTGAGAGGACTATCCTATTTAGAAGAAGATTATACTAATAAAATTTATTTGGATTATAAGTCATTAGGCGATTATAAAAATACAATTAAATACTTGGAAAAAAACAATCAACTTAAATCAAATTCATTTGATAATAAAGATAAAGAATGCTCTCAGTATTTACATAATGAATTTGAAAATAATAAAAATTTAATTAAAATTTCAACTCTAGAACGTGCAAGTAATAGAGCTAAAATATTTGATGCTATTTTGGGCGGAGGGGCTATAATAATTTCCTTCTTTAGTTTTAATATTTACAAAAGGAATAAGGAAATAAATAGATTAAATAAGTTATTTAAGGACTTGAGTGTAACAGATCATTTGACTAATATAGCAAATAGAAGAGCTTTAGATGAATTTTTAGCAGGAAATTGGGATTTATACAAAAAAACTGAAATGCCTATATCCTTTGTAATGGTAGATATAGATTTTTTCAAACCATACAATGATAATTATGGTCACTTAAAAGGAGACGAAGCCTTAAAAACCATTGCATCATCTATACATACTTCTTGTGAAAAAGGCGATTTTATAGCTAGGTATGGTGGAGAGGAATTTGTAATTGTAATGTTAAATACAGGAAAAGACCATGCTATAAAAAAAGCAAACCATATTATGCAAAACATATATAATTTAAATATTAAACATGAATTCTCTACTGTTTGCGATAGATTAACCTTAAGTATGGGTATAACAACAGCTCATATAGAAACAATAAAAAACTACGATGATTATGTAAAGAAAGCAGATGAAGCGCTATATAAGGCTAAGAATGATGGACGAAATAAATATGTTTTTATTAAATAA